The Dioscorea cayenensis subsp. rotundata cultivar TDr96_F1 chromosome 21, TDr96_F1_v2_PseudoChromosome.rev07_lg8_w22 25.fasta, whole genome shotgun sequence genome includes a region encoding these proteins:
- the LOC120252548 gene encoding LOW QUALITY PROTEIN: heat shock 70 kDa protein 8-like (The sequence of the model RefSeq protein was modified relative to this genomic sequence to represent the inferred CDS: deleted 1 base in 1 codon), which yields MAEQFYTVASDSETSADDRQQPSLPDIAIGIDIGTSQCSIAVWNGKRVELLRNTRNQKLMRSYVTFKNEVPSGGASQNLSHDEQEILSGSAVFNLKRLIGRVDTDPVVHASKTLPFLIQTLDIGDRPFIAALVNNVWRSTTPEEVLAIFLVELKKVLAEVQLKRPIRNVVLTVPVSFNRFQLTRIERACAMAGLHVMRLMPEPTAVALLYAQQQQQSLHENMGSGTEKVALIFNMGAGYCDVAVTATAGGVSQIKALSGSTLGGEDILDNVLRHLVPNFYNLYSSPSVDKIKSMGLLRIATQDAIHRLSSEISVSINVDAGDGTKISRDLDRSEFEEVNRSVFEKCERLVSQCMLDAKVIAEDITDVILVGGCSNIPKIKNLLRVLCKRKEVYQGIDPLEAIVYGAALEGAIACGVNDPSGSLDLLTIQATPLSLGIRADGNAFAIIIHRNIAIPARKEMLFTTAHDNQTEALIMVYEGEGKKVEENRILGFFKIAGIPPAPKGSAEISVCMDIDASNSLRVFAGVFSAGTQQPLSPFIEVRMPTLDGGHEWCEALIKKHGSELDLATMPRKLQP from the exons ATGGCGGAACAATTCTACACAGTTGCATCAGACAGCGAAACATCTGCTGATGATAGGCAGCAACCTTCATTGCCCGATATTGCTATTGGAATCGATATCGGTACTTCACAGTGCAGTATTGCTGTATGGAATGGCAAACGGGTGGAGCTGCTGAGGAACACCAGAAACCAAAAACTAATGCGATCATATGTCACGTTCAAAAATGAGGTTCCGTCGGGAGGGGCAAGCCAAAATCTGTCTCATGATGAGCAAGAAATTCTGTCAGGAAGTGCAGTCTTTAATTTAAAACGTTTGATTGGGAGAGTTGATACAGATCCTGTGGTTCATGCAAGCAAAACCCTCCCTTTCCTCATTCAGACCTTAGACATTGGTGACAGACCTTTTATTGCTGCATTGGTGAACAATGTGTGGAGATCTACCACACCAGAGGAAGTGCTTGCGATTTTTTTggtggaattaaaa aaagtattggcTGAGGTGCAGCTCAAGCGCCCAATAAGAAATGTTGTTCTGACTGTTCCAGTTTCATTCAATCGGTTTCAACTCACTAGAATTGAGAGAGCCTGTGCAATGGCAGGGTTGCACGTCATGAGACTCATGCCTGAACCAACTGCTGTAGCACTTCTATATgctcagcagcagcagcaatcTTTACACGAGAACATGGGAAGTGGCACTGAGAAAGTGGCTCTCATTTTCAATATGGGTGCTGGTTATTGTGATGTTGCAGTGACTGCTACAGCTGGAGGAGTGTCACAGATTAAGGCATTATCAGGCAGTACTTTAGGTGGTGAAGATATACTCGACAATGTCTTACGCCATCTTGTGCCAAATTTCTACAATTTATATTCAAGTCCCAGTGTGGACAAGATTAAATCAATGGGCTTACTCCGTATTGCCACCCAAGATGCAATTCACAGGCTTTCCTCAGAGATAAGTGTCTCCATCAATGTGGACGCTGGTGATGGCACAAAGATATCTAGAGACTTGGATCGTTCTGAATTTGAAGAGGTAAATCGTTCTGTGTTTGAGAAATGTGAGAGGTTAGTCTCACAATGTATGTTAGATGCCAAAGTAATTGCAGAAGATATCACAGATGTCATACTAGTTGGTGGGTGTTCAAACATACCAAAGATTAAAAATTTGCTGCGGGTAttatgcaagagaaaagaagtcTATCAGGGCATTGATCCACTAGAGGCCATTGTTTATGGTGCAGCACTGGAAGGGGCAATTGCTTGTGGAGTCAATGATCCGTCCGGGAGTCTGGACTTACTAACCATACAGGCAACTCCTCTAAGTCTTGGTATTCGTGCTGATGGCAATGCATTCGCTATAATTATACATCGTAACATAGCCATCCCTGCAAGGAAGGAGATGTTGTTCACCACGGCCCATGATAATCAAACAGAAGCCTTGATCATGGTGTATGAAGGCGAAGGAAAGAAGGTTGAAGAGAACCGTATCCTCGGCTTCTTCAAAATCGCTGGAATTCCACCAGCACCAAAAGGTTCTGCTGAAATTAGTGTTTGCATGGACATCGATGCATCAAACAGTCTGAGAGTTTTTGCAGGTGTGTTCTCCGCAGGTACCCAGCAACCTCTCTCTCCATTCATTGAAGTGAGAATGCCTACATTAGATGGTGGCCATGAATGGTGTGAAGCACTCATTAAGAAGCATGGATCTGAACTTGATTTGGCTACCATGCCACGGAAATTGCAGCCATGA